In Thermocrinis minervae, a single genomic region encodes these proteins:
- the uppS gene encoding polyprenyl diphosphate synthase encodes MKIPRHLAVIMDGNGRWARARGLERIQGHYEGVKRAEELVDSCLKLGIEYLTLFTFSTENWKRPKEEVRALFSMFEAYLMKKKDELREKGVRVKFIGRRDRLPTNLLEVIRQVEETTASCNRLKLFLAVDYGGRDEIVRAVNKAIKAGLNFIDEETFRHFLDMGDAPEPDLLIRTGGEKRISNFLLWYIAYTELYFTDTFWPDFDEKELLKALKEFSRRIRKFGAIVEK; translated from the coding sequence ATGAAAATCCCGCGGCATCTGGCAGTGATAATGGATGGTAATGGAAGGTGGGCCAGGGCGCGGGGGTTGGAGAGAATACAAGGTCACTACGAGGGAGTAAAGAGGGCTGAAGAGCTGGTGGATAGCTGCCTAAAGCTCGGCATAGAGTACCTTACTCTTTTTACCTTTTCAACGGAAAACTGGAAGAGACCTAAGGAAGAGGTAAGAGCCCTTTTTTCCATGTTTGAAGCCTATCTTATGAAGAAGAAGGATGAGCTGAGAGAAAAAGGTGTTAGGGTTAAGTTTATAGGGAGGAGGGACAGACTTCCAACCAACCTCTTGGAGGTTATAAGGCAAGTGGAAGAAACCACAGCGTCGTGCAATAGATTGAAGCTTTTTCTGGCAGTAGACTACGGAGGGAGGGACGAGATAGTAAGGGCTGTAAACAAGGCCATCAAAGCAGGCCTTAACTTCATCGATGAAGAGACCTTTAGACATTTTTTGGATATGGGAGATGCTCCAGAGCCCGATCTCTTAATACGCACAGGAGGAGAAAAGAGGATATCCAACTTCCTCCTTTGGTACATAGCCTATACAGAACTCTACTTTACTGATACTTTCTGGCCAGACTTCGACGAAAAGGAGCTCTTAAAAGCATTGAAGGAGTTTTCAAGGAGGATCAGGAAGTTTGGGGCCATCGTGGAAAAGTAG